The sequence below is a genomic window from bacterium 336/3.
TCCAAATCTTTATGAAATACGTTCATTTGAGCTTTCAAACGCTCACGTTCAGCATGTTGATTGAGTGTTTCTAAGAAAAAACGATGTTGTTCTACTTCTTCTGCAAAAAGAGGTTCTGTTTGCAATTTTTCTTGAAACTGTTGCAACGAATCTCCTTCCAAATTACCTTTTAGGTAGCTTTCTATCCATTCGTATCGTTGTTGCAAATTCATGATAAGTTAAAGTTTTAAATGTTTAATATTATTACGTTGAATAATGAATTTTATTTATATTTCTCAAAAAACAACTTTTTAAGTCGCATTAAGCATTTGTATTTCTGATTCTTGGCATTATCAGCATTGGTATAACCCATTTTTTCAGATATATCTTGCATCGAAAGATTTTCGATATAGAAATCCTTGAGAAGTGTTCTACAAGGCTCTCCTATAATATCCAAAGCTTGAGCCATTGCTCCATATTTATGTTCTCCATCCTCTGCATTAATTTCCTCTTCTTCAAAAGGAATAAAACTTTCAAAATCTTCTATTTTGCCATAATAACGCCCTTTCTCTCTCAATCTCTTTAGCCAAAGCCTTCTACACACCGAATACACAAATGTTTTGATTTGGCATGTCAGCAAGAAATTCTCTTGCTTGAGTTTCTCATATAGTACCAAAATAGCCTCCTGATACAAATCTTTGGCATCTTGGTCTGTACCATTGTTTTGAATTATAAAATGTAAAATAGTTGGATAATGTTGTTTATAAACTATTTCCAATACTTTACTATCTCCCTGACGCAAACCTGCGATAATATCTGTTTCTGAATACTGCAAAGCCTGATGACTCATGAATGATTTAGGTGTATTTTGAAGCAGGAATTTAGCCATTGCTTTTTAATATTCAAAATCCATATTACATAAAAGCAAGAATGCTTCTATTCATGTAATTTTCCTTTGATACCATTTTCAAAAAAAAGTAACCCAAGTTCTCTTTGTCAAATTTTTATTTATTTTTTAAGATTCTGATTTTCATACTGTTCAATCTAAATTTTAAATAGTAATTGTTCATTGTTTTTACTATACATTGTTAAGTCTATGTTTAGCCAAAGTGTATCATTTTTAACTATTTCATAATTTTTCTTTCATCATAAAGCAAAATTAAAAAACGTAGTTTGTAAAAAACTACCTTGAAAAAGCACCATAAAACAATCATCATTTCGGATGTACATTTAGGGACATCAGGCTCAAAAGCGAAACAGTTAGTTCGTTTTTTAAAGCAAAATACTTGTGAAAACTTGATTTTGAATGGAGATATTATAGATGGTTGGCAGTTACAGCGTTCATCGGGCAAGTGGAAAAGAAAGCACACTCGTTTTTTTAAGCTGATTTTAAAAATGGTTGATAAATATAAAACGAAAGTTATTTATCTGAGAGGTAACCATGATGATTTTTTAGACCAAATTCTGC
It includes:
- a CDS encoding RNA polymerase subunit sigma-70, with product MSHQALQYSETDIIAGLRQGDSKVLEIVYKQHYPTILHFIIQNNGTDQDAKDLYQEAILVLYEKLKQENFLLTCQIKTFVYSVCRRLWLKRLREKGRYYGKIEDFESFIPFEEEEINAEDGEHKYGAMAQALDIIGEPCRTLLKDFYIENLSMQDISEKMGYTNADNAKNQKYKCLMRLKKLFFEKYK